A single genomic interval of Terriglobus albidus harbors:
- a CDS encoding DUF1501 domain-containing protein, which yields MRITRRGFVKGGALALVGTSTIPSFLTRSVMAEVTTASANKKKLVVLFQRGAADGLNIVVPYREKNYYTMRPSLAIKPEQILDLDGFFGLHPSMASFKPLYEQGHLAIVHATGSPDMTRSHFDAQDFMESGTPGLKATADGWLNRALQEEKLREESPFRAVALGGQVPRTLQGKLPAIAISNLQDFSVGGRGPNPSPMSNAFQQMYADSVDAVLHGTGQETFEAVRMLKSADPAHYTPANGAAYPNTPFGNSMKQIAQLLKANLGVEAAFADIGDWDTHQNQGNVNGRLANRLKEFSDSIAAFWKDMGDDTENITLVTMSEFGRTARQNGTGGTDHGHGNVMFVLGGNVKGGKVYGRWPGLENEQLNEGRDLAVTTDFRRVLGEAAYKTLGAKDLKLVFPNANVQSQQFLNFL from the coding sequence ATGCGGATAACAAGGCGTGGATTCGTGAAGGGTGGCGCATTGGCGCTGGTCGGTACGTCGACGATCCCAAGTTTTTTGACGCGTTCTGTGATGGCAGAGGTTACAACCGCGTCGGCGAACAAGAAGAAGCTCGTCGTGCTCTTCCAGCGTGGCGCAGCGGATGGTTTGAATATCGTTGTGCCATATCGCGAGAAGAACTACTACACGATGCGTCCGTCGCTTGCTATCAAGCCGGAACAGATTCTGGATCTGGATGGCTTCTTCGGCCTGCATCCATCGATGGCGTCCTTCAAGCCGCTTTATGAGCAGGGACATCTCGCAATCGTGCATGCAACGGGATCGCCCGATATGACACGGTCTCACTTTGATGCTCAGGACTTCATGGAGAGCGGTACGCCAGGCCTGAAGGCCACGGCCGATGGTTGGCTGAATCGGGCATTGCAGGAGGAGAAGCTGCGTGAGGAATCTCCTTTCCGTGCTGTTGCTTTAGGCGGTCAGGTTCCGCGTACGCTGCAGGGCAAGCTGCCTGCAATCGCCATCAGTAATCTGCAGGACTTCTCCGTCGGTGGACGCGGTCCCAATCCATCTCCTATGTCGAATGCGTTTCAACAGATGTACGCCGACAGTGTCGACGCTGTACTGCATGGCACGGGGCAGGAGACCTTCGAAGCTGTTCGCATGTTGAAGTCGGCAGATCCGGCGCACTACACGCCTGCAAATGGAGCAGCATACCCAAATACACCCTTCGGTAACAGCATGAAGCAGATTGCACAGTTACTGAAGGCAAATCTCGGCGTCGAAGCAGCATTCGCGGATATCGGTGATTGGGACACGCATCAGAATCAGGGGAATGTGAATGGACGCCTTGCGAATCGTCTCAAAGAGTTTTCTGATTCGATTGCTGCCTTCTGGAAGGACATGGGCGACGATACCGAGAACATCACGCTGGTTACGATGTCTGAATTCGGGCGCACGGCGCGCCAGAATGGCACAGGCGGCACGGATCATGGTCACGGCAATGTAATGTTCGTTCTCGGCGGAAACGTAAAGGGCGGTAAGGTCTATGGCAGATGGCCCGGTCTTGAAAACGAGCAGTTGAATGAGGGCCGTGATCTGGCGGTGACCACGGACTTCCGTCGCGTTCTGGGTGAGGCAGCGTACAAAACGCTGGGAGCGAAAGATCTGAAGCTCGTTTTCCCAAATGCGAACGTGCAATCGCAACAGTTCTTAAACTTTTTGTGA
- a CDS encoding DUF1800 domain-containing protein: protein MFRSDSAFRTLCSAALCGVLLCQPLLAERSVSNKAKTAGTIAAQDRARYALSRFTFGPRPGEIEAVEKTGLDRWFDQQLHPEKLDDTAMLIRLDQYPAMKLSTAELMRRFPSPQMIRVMDRTGASLPSDPIERAIYRSQIEQYRLRTAAQEKGQSPDAMQPQNEMAAGEDNPSKREARLQAAGIAPGQPQRLVKELVALSPQERFQKILAMNTSDLMALRIAGPQRLSSLVEGMTPEQKETLAALGGTPRLVGAELMEQRLIREIYSTHQVEEVMTNFWMNHFNVYVRKNAQEPYYLPSYERDVIRPRALGNFEDLLVAVARSPAMLVYLDNFQSTGPNSVAASQGGFQRTAAQQNAPRGLNENYARELMELHTLGVNGGYTQKDVTEVAKVFTGWTLDPGFRSKQLRSGVFGRGRGQQAAQQVGMSIASANSFAFLERRHEPGSKTVMGVTIKENGEKEGLEVLHMLANSPATAHFISQKLAERFVSDHPDPGLVEKMAASFTRSHGEIKSVLKTMFDAPEFWAKSNEGAKFKTPEEFLVSAVRATGAEVSNPLPLVQAMNSLGMPLYGAQPPTGYKWDQETWLNTAALVNRMNFGIRLGHSLPGVAVGDPSGEQQSEEAKEQALEKALLGRAAGEGTRKTVLAQFRNPELQAQAEKSLAATEEEAQNNGMAPAGVPSRRSRAGATVSILDDQTANMIGLLIGSPEFQRR, encoded by the coding sequence ATGTTTCGCTCCGACTCTGCCTTCCGTACACTCTGTTCCGCCGCACTATGTGGCGTGTTGCTCTGCCAGCCTTTGCTGGCGGAGAGATCGGTTTCCAATAAAGCGAAAACTGCGGGCACTATCGCCGCGCAGGACCGCGCACGTTATGCCCTGAGCCGGTTTACCTTCGGCCCTCGTCCAGGCGAGATCGAAGCCGTGGAAAAAACCGGCCTGGATCGGTGGTTTGACCAGCAACTCCATCCGGAAAAACTGGATGACACAGCAATGCTGATTCGGCTGGACCAATATCCAGCCATGAAGCTGTCTACAGCGGAATTGATGCGGCGCTTTCCGAGTCCGCAGATGATTCGCGTCATGGATCGGACCGGCGCATCTCTCCCCAGCGATCCCATCGAACGGGCGATCTACCGCAGCCAGATCGAGCAGTACAGACTACGGACGGCAGCGCAAGAGAAGGGACAGAGTCCTGATGCGATGCAGCCGCAGAACGAGATGGCTGCAGGCGAAGACAATCCCAGCAAACGGGAAGCACGGCTGCAGGCTGCAGGCATTGCTCCTGGGCAGCCGCAGCGCCTGGTGAAGGAGCTTGTAGCTCTTTCGCCGCAGGAGCGCTTCCAGAAGATTCTCGCGATGAACACGAGTGATCTGATGGCGCTCCGCATCGCCGGCCCGCAGCGTCTTTCTTCACTGGTGGAGGGCATGACGCCAGAGCAGAAGGAGACACTGGCGGCACTTGGCGGAACGCCGCGGCTTGTCGGGGCAGAGCTGATGGAGCAACGGCTCATCCGTGAGATCTACTCGACCCATCAGGTCGAAGAGGTCATGACGAACTTCTGGATGAATCACTTCAATGTGTACGTCCGCAAGAACGCGCAGGAGCCGTACTACCTTCCGAGCTATGAGCGCGATGTGATTCGTCCACGCGCATTGGGGAACTTCGAGGACTTGCTGGTAGCCGTAGCTAGAAGTCCTGCCATGCTGGTCTATCTCGACAACTTCCAGAGCACTGGCCCCAACTCTGTCGCGGCTAGCCAGGGAGGCTTTCAGCGGACAGCGGCGCAACAAAACGCTCCGCGTGGGCTGAATGAAAACTACGCGCGAGAGCTGATGGAACTGCACACGCTGGGAGTGAATGGCGGATATACGCAGAAAGACGTCACCGAAGTAGCAAAGGTTTTTACTGGATGGACGCTCGATCCGGGCTTCCGGTCGAAACAGCTCCGCAGTGGTGTCTTCGGCCGGGGACGTGGGCAGCAGGCAGCGCAACAGGTCGGTATGAGCATCGCATCCGCCAATAGTTTTGCTTTTCTTGAACGCCGGCACGAGCCTGGCTCGAAGACCGTGATGGGTGTCACCATCAAGGAGAATGGAGAGAAAGAGGGGCTCGAGGTGCTGCACATGCTGGCAAACAGCCCGGCAACCGCACACTTCATCAGTCAGAAACTCGCGGAGCGCTTTGTCAGCGACCATCCGGATCCAGGATTGGTCGAGAAGATGGCAGCCAGCTTCACTCGCTCCCATGGAGAGATCAAGTCTGTACTGAAGACGATGTTCGATGCGCCTGAATTCTGGGCGAAATCGAACGAAGGCGCCAAATTCAAAACTCCGGAAGAGTTCCTGGTGAGCGCCGTTCGTGCAACCGGCGCCGAGGTAAGTAATCCGCTGCCTTTGGTTCAGGCCATGAACTCGCTTGGTATGCCGCTCTACGGAGCGCAGCCGCCAACGGGTTACAAGTGGGACCAGGAGACATGGTTGAACACCGCAGCCCTGGTCAACCGTATGAACTTTGGCATCCGGCTTGGGCACAGCCTGCCGGGGGTGGCTGTCGGCGATCCATCGGGAGAGCAGCAATCAGAAGAGGCGAAGGAACAGGCGCTGGAGAAGGCCCTCCTGGGGAGGGCGGCCGGTGAGGGGACGCGTAAGACAGTCCTTGCTCAGTTCCGCAATCCTGAGCTGCAGGCCCAGGCTGAAAAGAGTCTTGCCGCTACTGAGGAAGAGGCGCAGAACAACGGAATGGCGCCGGCGGGCGTGCCTTCGCGCCGCTCCCGTGCTGGAGCTACAGTCTCCATTCTGGATGACCAAACTGCGAATATGATTGGTCTCCTGATTGGATCGCCTGAGTTCCAGAGGAGATAG
- the carA gene encoding glutamine-hydrolyzing carbamoyl-phosphate synthase small subunit — translation MQAILALEDGRIFRGKGFGAKAECYGEVVFNTSLTGYQEIFTDPSYAGQIVVLTNPQIGNYGTTPSDAEASRPYIEGLVVREFSPISSNWRSTQVTDEYLERYNVPVISDIDTRAVVRHLRTNGVMRGVVSTLETDPDKLIAKARAIKKMDGTDLASVVTTKSVYEFDADDPRNQAGDPLLPQARDAKGELLHVVAYDFGIKQNILRMLTREGCRVTVVPATTPAEEVLAMNPDGVFFSNGPGDPEPLNYAIENAQKLKGKTPMFGICLGHQIFGLALGGKTYKLKFGHHGGNHPIMNKETSKVEITAQNHNFNVDPASLPADVAVTHVNLNDDTLAGLKHKTDPMFSVQYHPEASPGPHDSHYLFQDFRKMMEEWKK, via the coding sequence ATGCAAGCCATCCTGGCGCTCGAAGACGGGCGCATCTTTCGCGGCAAGGGCTTCGGCGCGAAGGCCGAATGCTACGGAGAGGTCGTTTTCAATACATCGCTGACCGGATATCAGGAGATCTTTACCGATCCCTCGTATGCCGGGCAGATCGTTGTCTTGACGAACCCGCAAATCGGGAACTACGGCACCACGCCCAGCGACGCAGAAGCGTCGCGTCCTTACATTGAGGGCCTGGTTGTTCGTGAGTTTTCTCCTATCAGTTCCAACTGGCGTTCCACGCAGGTCACCGATGAATACCTGGAACGCTATAACGTACCTGTCATCTCCGATATCGATACGCGCGCCGTGGTTCGCCATCTGCGCACCAACGGTGTCATGCGCGGCGTTGTCTCGACGCTGGAGACGGATCCGGACAAGCTCATTGCCAAAGCACGTGCCATCAAAAAGATGGATGGTACGGATCTGGCTTCAGTAGTCACGACCAAGTCTGTCTACGAGTTTGATGCCGACGATCCACGCAACCAGGCCGGCGATCCATTGCTGCCGCAGGCGCGCGATGCCAAAGGCGAGCTCCTGCACGTGGTGGCGTATGACTTCGGCATCAAGCAGAACATCCTGCGTATGCTCACGCGCGAAGGCTGTCGTGTGACGGTGGTTCCGGCGACTACACCTGCGGAAGAGGTGCTGGCGATGAATCCAGACGGTGTCTTCTTCTCGAATGGCCCCGGAGACCCGGAGCCGCTGAACTACGCCATCGAGAATGCGCAGAAGCTCAAGGGCAAGACGCCGATGTTCGGTATCTGCCTTGGGCACCAGATCTTCGGTCTGGCGCTGGGCGGCAAGACCTACAAGCTGAAGTTCGGTCATCATGGCGGCAATCATCCGATCATGAACAAAGAGACCAGCAAGGTCGAGATCACCGCGCAGAATCACAACTTCAATGTCGACCCGGCAAGTCTGCCCGCCGACGTTGCCGTAACTCACGTGAATCTGAACGACGATACGCTTGCCGGCCTGAAGCACAAGACCGATCCGATGTTCAGCGTGCAGTATCACCCGGAAGCAAGCCCCGGGCCGCACGACTCGCATTATCTCTTCCAGGACTTCCGCAAGATGATGGAGGAGTGGAAGAAGTGA
- a CDS encoding DoxX family protein, which yields MSKWLDGLQPTAALLLRLTLGIGLMYWGWGKVIPSHGAPALSAMNHHAAFVHSLGMPYWLGYVSAITEFVGGLCLILGLLTRFWAILAAINMGFAIGLVTIHKGFAGSQYALSCLVIALMLATYGPGVMATDHRIGLD from the coding sequence ATGAGTAAATGGCTCGATGGCCTGCAACCGACCGCCGCTCTTCTGCTCCGTCTCACGCTGGGCATTGGCCTGATGTATTGGGGATGGGGCAAGGTGATTCCATCGCATGGAGCACCTGCGCTCTCTGCCATGAACCATCACGCAGCCTTTGTGCATTCGCTCGGCATGCCGTATTGGCTTGGCTATGTCTCAGCTATCACGGAGTTCGTCGGCGGGCTGTGCCTGATCCTTGGACTTCTCACTCGTTTCTGGGCGATTCTCGCTGCAATCAACATGGGCTTCGCGATTGGCCTGGTGACGATCCACAAAGGCTTTGCAGGCTCGCAGTACGCTCTCTCCTGCCTTGTGATTGCTCTGATGCTGGCTACGTATGGTCCCGGCGTTATGGCAACGGATCATCGCATCGGTCTGGACTAA
- a CDS encoding Rieske (2Fe-2S) protein, with protein MSQWVRLCSIREAPEEGKAMQVTTANGVDVCLARLDGELRALDNWCPHRRGPLGEGWVEGGAIVCPWHAWAFDLKTGVAHPPERASVEALALKTEGDDLLVDLA; from the coding sequence ATGTCGCAGTGGGTCAGATTGTGTTCGATCAGGGAAGCGCCGGAGGAAGGCAAAGCGATGCAGGTGACGACAGCCAATGGCGTCGATGTCTGCTTGGCGAGGTTGGACGGCGAACTGCGCGCTCTGGACAACTGGTGCCCGCACCGGCGTGGCCCTCTGGGGGAAGGCTGGGTCGAAGGTGGAGCGATCGTGTGCCCGTGGCATGCCTGGGCCTTCGACCTGAAGACAGGCGTAGCTCATCCGCCCGAGCGGGCAAGCGTGGAAGCTCTCGCTCTAAAGACGGAAGGTGACGATCTGCTTGTTGATCTTGCGTGA
- a CDS encoding alpha-ketoacid dehydrogenase subunit alpha/beta: MPRNAAAATTPKQAADYGGLSAEQLVEFYRYMYLSRRIDDREILLKRQQKIFFQISCAGHEALQVAAGFALKPGYDWFVPYYRDRAISLVLGQTAEDQLLQAVGAATDPQSGGRQMPSHWTSKKLHIVSPSSATATQCLHAVGIAEAGRYFSNHPEAAAKVDGDYRQFKDVVFYNDEVAYTSIGEGSTSQGEFWEALNTASNNKLPVLFLVEDNGYAISTPVECNTPGGNISHLVANFPNFFFAEIDGTDAVASYRALAEAVAWCRSGKGPALVHGHVIRPYSHSLSDDERLYRTAAELEADALRDPISKMQAFLIQEGILDQEGVAALEKVVDEEVQRAADAALAAPLPSGDSILVHQYSEDLDPRSPAFATEPRQTDASERTMADLINLCLHDEMRHDERIVVFGEDVADASREDGLRSGELKGKGGVFKLTYGLQKAFGGDRCFNSPLAEANIVGRGIGMAVRGLKPVVEIQFFDYIWPAVHQMRNELSVMRWRSNGAYSAPMVIRCPIGGYLTGGSIYHSQSGESIFTHTPGVRVVMPSNALDANGLLRTAIRCDDPVLFLEHKRLYREAYGRASNPGPDYMVPFGKAKIVKPGKHLTVVTYGAVVPRSLQAVQKLEREKGISVEVIDLRSLSPYDWEAIAESVRKTNRVLVAHEDMISWGYGAEIAARIADELFHDLDAPVRRVAGMDTFVAYQPVLEDIILPQPEKIYAAMKDLVEF, translated from the coding sequence ATGCCTCGCAACGCCGCAGCAGCTACGACCCCGAAGCAGGCCGCCGATTACGGTGGCCTGAGCGCCGAGCAACTCGTCGAGTTCTACCGGTATATGTATCTGTCGCGGCGCATTGACGACCGCGAAATTCTGCTGAAACGACAACAGAAAATCTTCTTCCAGATCTCCTGCGCCGGCCATGAGGCCCTGCAGGTCGCGGCCGGTTTTGCCCTGAAGCCCGGCTACGATTGGTTTGTGCCGTACTACCGCGACCGTGCCATCAGCCTGGTGCTGGGGCAGACCGCGGAGGATCAGCTCCTGCAGGCGGTCGGCGCTGCAACCGATCCCCAAAGTGGGGGACGGCAGATGCCCTCCCACTGGACCAGCAAAAAGCTCCATATCGTCAGCCCATCGTCCGCAACCGCGACCCAGTGCCTGCACGCGGTCGGCATAGCAGAGGCGGGGCGATACTTCAGCAATCATCCGGAAGCGGCAGCAAAGGTTGACGGAGACTACCGTCAGTTTAAGGATGTCGTTTTTTATAACGACGAGGTTGCTTATACCTCGATCGGCGAAGGTTCCACCTCGCAGGGCGAGTTCTGGGAGGCGCTGAATACAGCTTCGAATAACAAGCTTCCGGTGTTGTTTCTGGTGGAAGACAACGGCTACGCCATCTCCACGCCGGTCGAATGCAATACGCCGGGCGGAAATATCTCGCATCTGGTAGCGAACTTCCCGAACTTCTTCTTTGCAGAGATCGATGGCACCGACGCTGTTGCCAGCTATCGTGCTTTGGCTGAGGCTGTGGCCTGGTGCCGCAGCGGCAAAGGGCCGGCGCTGGTGCATGGCCATGTGATTCGGCCATATTCCCACTCACTCTCGGACGACGAACGTCTCTACCGTACCGCGGCGGAGCTCGAGGCCGACGCTCTTCGCGATCCCATCTCGAAGATGCAGGCATTCCTGATCCAGGAGGGGATTCTGGACCAGGAGGGTGTTGCTGCGCTGGAGAAGGTCGTCGACGAAGAGGTGCAGCGTGCGGCGGACGCCGCTCTGGCTGCTCCGCTGCCGTCGGGAGATTCGATCCTGGTCCACCAGTACTCCGAAGACCTGGATCCCAGATCTCCGGCCTTTGCCACGGAGCCACGGCAGACCGACGCTTCCGAACGAACCATGGCCGACCTGATCAATCTCTGCCTGCACGACGAGATGCGGCACGACGAACGCATTGTCGTCTTCGGCGAGGATGTGGCCGATGCCAGTCGCGAAGACGGGCTGCGGAGCGGAGAACTCAAGGGGAAGGGCGGAGTCTTCAAGCTGACTTACGGCCTGCAAAAGGCGTTTGGTGGCGACCGCTGCTTCAACTCTCCGCTCGCCGAGGCCAATATTGTCGGTCGAGGGATTGGAATGGCGGTCCGGGGCCTGAAGCCCGTGGTTGAGATCCAGTTCTTCGACTACATCTGGCCGGCGGTTCACCAGATGCGCAACGAGCTGAGCGTGATGCGCTGGCGCTCGAACGGCGCCTACTCTGCGCCGATGGTCATCCGCTGCCCGATCGGGGGATATCTGACTGGTGGTTCGATCTATCATTCCCAGTCGGGTGAGAGCATCTTTACCCATACTCCCGGGGTTCGCGTGGTGATGCCGTCCAACGCCCTCGACGCCAACGGCCTGTTGCGCACTGCCATCCGCTGCGATGACCCCGTGCTCTTTTTGGAGCATAAGCGGCTCTATCGCGAGGCCTATGGCCGCGCTTCCAATCCGGGGCCGGATTACATGGTTCCGTTCGGCAAGGCGAAGATCGTGAAGCCGGGCAAGCATCTTACCGTCGTCACCTACGGCGCTGTTGTGCCGCGTTCGCTCCAGGCCGTACAGAAGCTGGAGCGGGAGAAGGGAATCAGCGTTGAGGTAATCGACCTGCGCTCCCTGTCGCCCTACGACTGGGAGGCCATCGCCGAATCGGTCCGGAAGACCAACCGCGTCCTGGTCGCTCACGAGGACATGATCAGTTGGGGCTACGGCGCAGAGATCGCAGCCCGCATCGCTGACGAGCTCTTCCACGATCTGGATGCGCCTGTCCGCCGTGTGGCTGGAATGGATACCTTTGTCGCCTATCAGCCGGTGCTGGAAGACATCATCCTGCCCCAGCCGGAGAAGATTTACGCCGCGATGAAAGATCTGGTTGAGTTTTAG
- the carB gene encoding carbamoyl-phosphate synthase large subunit, producing MPRRNDIAKILVIGSGPIVIGQSAEFDYSGTQACKALKAEGYEVVLVNSNPASIMTDPEVADRTYIEPLSFNYLEEILRLESELLAENGKAGKFAVLPTVGGQTALNLAVDLADAGVLDRYNVELIGAKLDAIKKAEDRLLFKDAMNKIGLDMPRSALVNNLRDGLEFTAKIGFPAVIRPSFTLGGSGGGIAYNREELMEILSRGLDLSPVHECLIEESVLGWKEYELEVVRDLKDNCIIICSIENFDPMGVHTGDSITVAPAQTLTDREYQVMRDAAIKVIREIGVETGGSNVQFAVNPQNGRMTVIEMNPRVSRSSALASKATGFPIAKIAARLAVGYTLDEIKNDITKATPACFEPTIDYVVVKFPKWQFEKFPGAEEGLGPQMKSVGEVMAIGRTFKEAMFKAVRSLETGKKATATDIEPRRLTQRLVTPHPDRFNYIRYAFEKGMSVREVARLTGMDPWFLYQVKQVVDEITAVSQKPAAEITADELRTAKRMGISDERLAAGWGLEGRAGAIEVMNLRKKLGVTPVYKLVDTCAAEFESFTPYFYSCFDEEDEATPTAKKKVIILGSGPNRIGQGIEFDYCCCHAAFALKDDGYETIMVNCNPETVSTDYDTADRLYFEPLTYEDVLAVYEHEAANGAEVGMIVQFGGQTPLNLALPLKAAGVPIIGTSPESIDLAEDRKRFGKLIEELGIPQPQGAMATSVQEALEGANRVGYPVLVRPSYVLGGRAMVIAYDDDAIVKYMSTAIEYSQERPVLIDHFLEDATEVDVDALCDGKDVIIAGIMQHIEEAGIHSGDSSCVLPAVDIAPEVLDTIRAYTRKLALSLNVVGLVNIQFAIQYGKVYVIEVNPRASRTVPYVSKATGIPLAKIASRLMIGKTLKELLPEQLASGKDLGTGSHYFVKSPVFPWGKFPGVDTVLGPEMKSTGEVMGVADNFGEAFAKAQLSAGQVLPKKGNVFLSVNDHDKSQVVGLARQFREMGFHIVATHGTADVLEDAGLQVERVYKVKEGRPNVVDYIKGDRIQLIVNTPRGQDTFFDEKAIRRAAVLARIPTITTIAAARAAAEGIASLQGGSVNVNALQALHAEREAVQA from the coding sequence ATGCCACGCAGGAATGACATCGCGAAGATTCTGGTGATCGGCTCAGGTCCGATCGTGATTGGCCAGTCGGCTGAGTTCGACTACTCCGGCACCCAGGCGTGCAAGGCCCTGAAGGCCGAGGGCTACGAGGTGGTGCTGGTGAATTCCAATCCAGCCTCCATCATGACGGACCCGGAGGTTGCCGACCGCACCTACATCGAACCACTGAGCTTCAACTATCTGGAAGAGATTCTGAGGTTGGAGAGCGAGCTGCTTGCCGAGAACGGCAAGGCAGGGAAGTTCGCTGTACTGCCGACCGTAGGCGGACAGACAGCCTTGAACCTCGCCGTCGATCTCGCTGATGCCGGCGTTCTGGATCGCTACAACGTCGAGCTGATCGGCGCCAAGCTAGATGCCATCAAGAAGGCCGAAGACCGTCTCCTGTTCAAGGATGCGATGAACAAGATCGGTCTGGACATGCCGCGTTCCGCGCTCGTCAACAACCTGCGGGACGGTCTCGAGTTCACCGCAAAAATTGGCTTCCCGGCAGTGATCCGCCCTTCGTTCACGCTCGGTGGCTCCGGCGGCGGTATTGCCTATAACCGCGAAGAGCTGATGGAGATTCTGTCCCGCGGTCTCGATCTTTCTCCTGTCCACGAGTGCCTTATCGAAGAGAGCGTTCTTGGATGGAAGGAATATGAGCTTGAGGTCGTGCGTGATCTCAAGGACAACTGCATTATCATCTGCTCCATCGAGAACTTTGATCCGATGGGTGTGCACACGGGCGACTCCATCACCGTTGCCCCTGCGCAGACGCTGACCGACCGCGAGTATCAGGTCATGCGTGATGCGGCCATCAAGGTTATCCGTGAGATCGGCGTCGAGACCGGCGGCAGCAACGTGCAGTTCGCGGTCAATCCGCAGAATGGCCGCATGACTGTCATCGAGATGAACCCACGCGTCTCGCGTTCGTCCGCCCTTGCTTCCAAGGCGACAGGCTTCCCGATTGCAAAGATCGCCGCACGCCTGGCGGTTGGCTACACCCTCGACGAGATCAAGAACGACATCACCAAAGCGACGCCTGCCTGCTTCGAGCCCACCATCGACTACGTCGTGGTGAAGTTCCCGAAGTGGCAGTTCGAGAAGTTCCCCGGTGCGGAAGAAGGTCTTGGACCGCAGATGAAGTCGGTCGGCGAGGTCATGGCCATCGGCCGTACTTTCAAAGAGGCCATGTTCAAAGCCGTCCGCTCGTTGGAGACAGGCAAGAAGGCCACCGCTACGGATATTGAACCGCGCCGCCTGACGCAGCGCCTGGTTACGCCTCACCCTGACCGCTTCAACTACATTCGCTATGCCTTCGAGAAGGGCATGAGCGTGCGCGAAGTCGCTCGCCTGACTGGCATGGATCCCTGGTTCCTCTACCAGGTCAAACAGGTGGTGGACGAGATCACCGCTGTGAGTCAGAAGCCGGCAGCAGAAATCACCGCGGACGAGTTGCGCACGGCGAAGCGCATGGGCATCTCCGACGAGCGCCTTGCCGCAGGCTGGGGGCTTGAGGGACGTGCCGGCGCGATCGAGGTGATGAACCTTCGCAAGAAGCTGGGCGTTACTCCGGTCTACAAGCTGGTGGATACCTGCGCCGCCGAGTTTGAGAGCTTTACGCCGTACTTCTACTCCTGCTTCGATGAGGAAGATGAAGCAACGCCGACGGCAAAGAAGAAGGTCATCATCCTTGGTTCCGGGCCGAACCGCATCGGGCAGGGCATTGAGTTCGACTACTGCTGCTGCCACGCTGCCTTTGCCTTGAAGGACGACGGTTACGAGACCATCATGGTGAACTGCAATCCTGAGACAGTTTCGACCGACTACGATACGGCAGATCGCCTCTACTTCGAGCCGTTGACCTACGAGGACGTCCTGGCTGTCTACGAACACGAGGCGGCAAACGGGGCTGAAGTAGGCATGATCGTTCAGTTTGGCGGTCAGACTCCGCTGAACCTGGCGCTGCCGCTGAAGGCTGCCGGCGTACCGATCATTGGTACTTCTCCCGAGTCCATCGATCTCGCCGAAGACCGCAAGCGCTTCGGTAAGCTGATCGAAGAGCTGGGAATTCCCCAGCCGCAAGGCGCGATGGCAACCTCGGTACAGGAGGCGCTCGAAGGCGCTAATCGCGTCGGTTATCCGGTGCTGGTGCGTCCCTCCTACGTTCTTGGTGGACGCGCCATGGTCATCGCTTACGACGACGATGCCATCGTGAAGTACATGAGTACTGCGATCGAGTACTCGCAGGAGCGCCCGGTTCTGATCGACCACTTCCTCGAAGACGCTACTGAAGTCGACGTCGACGCTCTCTGCGACGGCAAGGACGTGATCATCGCCGGCATCATGCAGCACATCGAAGAGGCCGGCATTCACTCCGGTGACTCCTCCTGCGTTCTGCCGGCGGTCGATATCGCTCCGGAGGTTCTGGACACGATCCGGGCTTACACGCGGAAGCTCGCTCTGTCACTGAACGTTGTTGGTCTGGTGAACATCCAGTTCGCGATCCAGTACGGCAAGGTCTACGTGATCGAGGTCAACCCGCGCGCTTCGCGTACAGTGCCGTATGTCTCCAAGGCGACCGGCATCCCGCTTGCGAAGATTGCGTCGCGCCTGATGATCGGCAAGACACTGAAGGAGCTGCTGCCCGAGCAGCTCGCCAGCGGCAAGGACCTTGGAACCGGAAGCCACTACTTCGTGAAGAGCCCGGTCTTCCCCTGGGGCAAGTTCCCGGGTGTAGACACGGTGCTTGGACCGGAGATGAAGTCCACAGGCGAAGTCATGGGTGTGGCCGACAACTTCGGCGAAGCATTCGCTAAGGCACAGCTCTCGGCCGGACAGGTGTTGCCGAAGAAGGGCAACGTCTTCCTGAGCGTAAACGATCACGATAAGTCCCAGGTGGTCGGCCTTGCACGTCAGTTCCGGGAGATGGGCTTCCACATTGTGGCAACCCATGGAACGGCCGATGTGCTGGAAGACGCCGGTCTGCAGGTAGAGCGCGTCTATAAGGTCAAGGAAGGCCGCCCCAATGTCGTGGACTACATCAAGGGTGATCGTATCCAGCTCATCGTGAACACGCCACGCGGGCAGGATACCTTCTTTGATGAAAAGGCGATCCGTCGCGCCGCAGTCCTGGCCCGTATCCCAACCATCACCACGATTGCCGCGGCACGTGCTGCGGCAGAGGGAATCGCTTCCCTCCAGGGTGGTTCGGTCAACGTCAACGCGCTGCAGGCGCTGCACGCAGAGCGCGAAGCCGTACAGGCATAA